One genomic segment of Pseudomonas sp. p1(2021b) includes these proteins:
- the clpS gene encoding ATP-dependent Clp protease adapter ClpS, whose protein sequence is MQPLSQIRLTFNQDRPQSNEDDGSGLAVQEAKPILQAPPMYKVVLFNDDYTPMDFVVEVLETFFNLNRELATKIMLTVHTEGRAVCGLFTRDIAETKAMQVNQYARESQHPLLCEIEKDG, encoded by the coding sequence ATGCAACCACTCAGCCAGATTCGACTAACATTCAATCAGGATCGCCCGCAATCGAACGAGGACGACGGCTCCGGTCTGGCGGTACAGGAAGCCAAGCCGATCCTGCAGGCGCCACCGATGTACAAGGTGGTTTTGTTCAACGATGACTACACGCCAATGGATTTCGTCGTCGAAGTGCTCGAGACGTTCTTCAATCTGAACCGCGAGCTGGCGACCAAGATCATGCTGACCGTCCACACCGAAGGGCGGGCAGTGTGCGGATTGTTTACCCGTGACATCGCCGAGACAAAGGCCATGCAGGTCAACCAATACGCCAGGGAAAGCCAGCATCCGCTACTCTGTGAAATCGAGAAGGACGGTTAA
- the cspD gene encoding cold shock domain-containing protein CspD codes for MASGKVKWFNNAKGYGFVNEEGKSEDLFAHYSHIQMDGYKTLKAGQAVTFDIVQGPKGLHAVNISNAGATQAKVEAQPAGITVQA; via the coding sequence ATGGCGAGCGGTAAAGTCAAGTGGTTCAACAATGCCAAGGGCTATGGTTTCGTCAACGAGGAGGGTAAAAGCGAAGACCTGTTCGCCCACTATTCGCATATCCAGATGGACGGCTACAAGACGCTCAAGGCTGGCCAGGCCGTGACCTTCGACATCGTCCAGGGCCCGAAGGGGCTACACGCCGTGAACATCTCCAACGCCGGCGCCACCCAGGCCAAGGTCGAGGCCCAGCCGGCAGGCATCACCGTACAGGCCTGA
- a CDS encoding NUDIX hydrolase, whose protein sequence is MTWQPHITVATVVEHDGKFLFVEEFKANQHVFNQPAGHLEPNETLPQAALRETLEETAWEVELTGVVGIYLYTAPSNGVTYQRVCFAARPVRHHPDRALDSDIVRAVWLSREELLADPAHWRSELVPRCLDDYLAGPLHSLALLRD, encoded by the coding sequence ATGACCTGGCAACCCCACATCACCGTCGCCACCGTCGTCGAGCACGACGGCAAGTTCCTATTCGTCGAGGAATTCAAGGCCAACCAGCACGTGTTCAACCAGCCCGCCGGCCACCTGGAGCCCAACGAGACCCTGCCCCAGGCTGCCCTGCGCGAAACTCTCGAGGAAACCGCCTGGGAGGTCGAACTCACCGGCGTGGTCGGCATCTACCTCTATACAGCCCCCAGCAACGGCGTGACCTACCAGCGCGTCTGCTTCGCCGCCCGCCCCGTGCGCCACCACCCCGACCGCGCCCTGGACAGCGACATCGTGCGCGCCGTCTGGCTGAGCCGCGAAGAGCTGCTGGCCGACCCTGCGCACTGGCGCAGCGAGCTGGTGCCGCGCTGCCTGGACGACTACCTTGCCGGCCCGCTGCACAGCCTGGCGCTGCTACGCGACTGA
- the clpA gene encoding ATP-dependent Clp protease ATP-binding subunit ClpA: MLNRELEVTLNLAFKEARSKRHEFMTVEHLLLALLDNEAAATVLRACGANLDKLKHDLQEFIDSTTPLIPVHDEDRETQPTLGFQRVLQRAVFHVQSSGKREVTGANVLVAIFSEQESQAVFLLKQQSVARIDVVNYIAHGISKVPGHGSHSESDQDMQDEEGGEAASSSNPLDAYASNLNELARLGRIDPLVGREQEVERVAQILARRRKNNPLLVGEAGVGKTAIAEGLAKRIVDGQVPDLLAQSVVYSLDLGALLAGTKYRGDFEKRFKALLGELRKRPQAILFIDEIHTIIGAGAASGGVMDASNLLKPLLSSGDIRCIGSTTFQEFRGIFEKDRALARRFQKVDVTEPSVEDTVGILRGLKGRFETHHNIEYSDEALRAAAELAARYINDRHMPDKAIDVIDEAGAYQRLQPEGSRVKRIDVSQVEDIVAKIARIPPKHVTSSDKELLRNLERDLKLTVFGQDAAIDSLATAIKLSRAGLKAPDKPVGSFLFAGPTGVGKTEAARQLAKALGVELVRFDMSEYMERHTVSRLIGAPPGYVGFDQGGLLTEAITKQPHCVLLLDEIEKAHPEVFNLLLQVMDHGTLTDNNGRKADFRNVILIMTTNAGAETAARASIGFTQQDHTSDAMEVIRKSFTPEFRNRLDTIIQFGRLSHETIKSIVDKFLIELQAQLEDKRVLLEVSDDARGWLAASGYDVQMGARPMARLIQDKIKRPLAEEILFGELSEHGGVVHVDLRDGELVFDFETTAEVA, encoded by the coding sequence ATGTTAAACCGCGAGCTCGAAGTCACCCTCAATCTGGCCTTCAAGGAGGCTCGTTCGAAGCGTCATGAGTTCATGACCGTCGAGCACCTGCTGCTTGCACTCCTTGACAACGAGGCCGCCGCGACCGTTCTTCGCGCCTGTGGTGCCAATCTCGACAAGCTCAAGCACGACCTGCAAGAGTTCATCGATTCCACCACACCGCTGATTCCCGTTCATGACGAGGACCGCGAAACCCAGCCGACCCTGGGCTTCCAGCGTGTCCTGCAGCGTGCCGTGTTCCATGTGCAGAGCTCCGGCAAGCGCGAGGTCACCGGCGCCAACGTGCTGGTGGCGATCTTCAGCGAACAGGAAAGCCAGGCCGTGTTCCTGCTCAAGCAGCAGAGCGTGGCGCGCATCGACGTGGTCAACTACATCGCCCATGGCATCTCCAAGGTGCCGGGCCACGGTTCGCACAGCGAGAGCGACCAGGACATGCAGGACGAGGAGGGTGGCGAGGCCGCATCCTCGAGCAACCCCCTGGACGCCTATGCCAGCAACCTGAACGAACTGGCCCGTCTGGGCCGCATCGACCCGCTGGTGGGGCGCGAGCAGGAAGTCGAGCGGGTCGCTCAAATCCTTGCCCGCCGGCGCAAGAACAACCCGCTGCTGGTCGGCGAGGCCGGCGTGGGCAAGACCGCCATCGCCGAAGGCCTGGCCAAGCGCATCGTCGACGGCCAGGTGCCTGACCTGCTGGCCCAGAGTGTCGTCTACTCCCTCGACCTCGGCGCCCTGCTGGCCGGTACCAAGTACCGTGGTGATTTCGAGAAACGCTTCAAGGCGCTGCTCGGCGAGCTGCGCAAGCGCCCGCAGGCGATCCTGTTCATCGACGAGATCCACACCATCATCGGTGCCGGTGCCGCATCGGGCGGGGTGATGGATGCGTCCAACCTGCTCAAGCCGCTGCTGTCCTCCGGGGACATCCGTTGCATTGGCTCGACCACGTTCCAGGAGTTTCGTGGCATCTTCGAGAAGGACCGGGCCCTGGCGCGACGCTTCCAGAAGGTCGATGTCACCGAGCCGTCGGTGGAAGATACCGTGGGCATCCTGCGTGGCCTGAAGGGCCGCTTCGAGACCCACCACAACATCGAGTACAGCGACGAGGCCCTGCGCGCCGCCGCAGAACTGGCAGCACGCTACATCAATGACCGGCACATGCCGGACAAGGCCATCGACGTGATCGACGAGGCCGGCGCCTATCAGCGCCTGCAGCCGGAAGGTAGCCGGGTCAAGCGGATCGACGTGTCGCAGGTCGAAGACATCGTCGCCAAGATCGCGCGGATCCCGCCCAAGCATGTCACCAGTTCCGACAAGGAGCTGCTGCGCAACCTGGAGCGTGACCTCAAGCTCACCGTGTTCGGCCAGGATGCCGCCATCGACTCGCTGGCGACCGCGATCAAGCTCTCCCGTGCCGGGCTCAAGGCACCGGATAAGCCAGTCGGCTCGTTCCTGTTCGCTGGCCCCACCGGCGTGGGCAAGACCGAGGCCGCACGCCAGCTGGCCAAGGCCCTGGGTGTCGAGCTGGTGCGCTTCGACATGTCCGAGTACATGGAGCGGCACACCGTGTCGCGCCTGATCGGTGCGCCGCCAGGCTATGTCGGGTTCGACCAGGGTGGCCTGTTGACCGAGGCGATCACCAAGCAGCCGCATTGTGTGCTGCTGCTCGACGAAATCGAGAAGGCCCACCCGGAAGTCTTCAACCTGCTGCTGCAGGTGATGGACCACGGGACCCTGACCGACAACAATGGGCGCAAGGCGGACTTCCGCAACGTGATCCTGATCATGACCACCAATGCCGGCGCCGAAACCGCCGCGCGGGCCTCGATCGGCTTCACCCAGCAGGACCACACCTCCGATGCCATGGAAGTGATCCGCAAGAGCTTCACGCCGGAGTTCCGCAACCGCCTGGATACCATCATCCAGTTCGGCCGCCTGAGCCATGAAACCATCAAGAGCATCGTCGACAAGTTCCTCATCGAACTGCAGGCGCAGCTCGAGGACAAGCGTGTGCTGCTGGAAGTCAGTGATGACGCACGCGGCTGGCTGGCTGCCTCCGGCTACGATGTGCAGATGGGGGCACGGCCCATGGCGCGGCTCATCCAGGACAAGATCAAGCGGCCGTTGGCCGAGGAGATCCTGTTCGGCGAGCTGTCCGAGCATGGCGGGGTGGTGCACGTCGACTTGCGCGATGGCGAGCTGGTGTTCGACTTCGAGACCACGGCTGAGGTGGCGTAA
- the icd gene encoding NADP-dependent isocitrate dehydrogenase: protein MGYQKIKVPADGAKITVNADHSLNVPDNPIIPYIEGDGIGVDVSPVMIKVVDAAVQKAYGGKRKIAWMEVYAGEKATQVYDQDTWLPQETLDAVRDYVVSIKGPLTTPVGGGIRSLNVALRQQLDLYVCLRPVLWFQGVPSPVKKPGDVDMVIFRENSEDIYAGIEWKAGSPEANKVIKFLKEEMGVTKIRFDQDCGIGVKPVSREGTKRLVRKALQYVVDNDRESLTLVHKGNIMKFTEGAFKDWGYEVARDEFGAELLDGGPWMKFKNPKSGREVIVKDAIADAMLQQILLRPAEYDVIATLNLNGDYLSDALAAEVGGIGIAPGANLSDTVAMFEATHGTAPKYAGQDKVNPGSVILSAEMMLRHMGWTEAADLIIKGTNGAIAAKTVTYDFERLMEGATLVSSSGFGDEMIKHM, encoded by the coding sequence ATGGGATACCAGAAAATCAAGGTTCCGGCGGACGGTGCCAAGATCACCGTCAATGCAGACCATTCGCTCAACGTTCCCGACAACCCCATCATCCCGTACATCGAGGGCGACGGTATCGGTGTCGATGTTTCGCCGGTGATGATCAAGGTGGTGGATGCCGCCGTGCAGAAGGCCTACGGCGGCAAGCGCAAGATCGCCTGGATGGAGGTGTATGCCGGCGAGAAGGCCACCCAGGTGTATGACCAGGACACCTGGCTGCCCCAGGAAACCCTCGACGCGGTGCGCGACTATGTGGTGTCGATCAAGGGCCCGTTGACCACGCCGGTCGGTGGCGGCATCCGTTCGCTGAACGTGGCCCTGCGCCAGCAGTTGGACCTGTATGTCTGCCTGCGCCCGGTACTGTGGTTCCAGGGCGTGCCGAGCCCGGTCAAGAAGCCGGGGGACGTCGACATGGTGATCTTCCGCGAGAACTCCGAGGACATCTATGCCGGCATCGAATGGAAGGCCGGCTCCCCGGAGGCGAACAAGGTGATCAAGTTCCTCAAGGAGGAAATGGGCGTCACCAAGATCCGTTTCGACCAGGATTGCGGCATCGGCGTCAAGCCGGTTTCCCGCGAGGGCACCAAGCGCCTGGTGCGCAAGGCCTTGCAATATGTAGTGGATAACGACCGCGAATCGCTGACTTTGGTGCACAAGGGCAACATCATGAAGTTCACCGAGGGGGCCTTCAAGGACTGGGGCTACGAGGTGGCACGGGATGAGTTCGGCGCCGAGCTGCTCGACGGTGGCCCGTGGATGAAGTTCAAGAACCCCAAGAGCGGTCGTGAAGTGATCGTCAAGGATGCCATCGCCGATGCCATGCTCCAGCAGATCCTGCTGCGCCCGGCTGAATACGACGTGATCGCCACCCTCAACCTCAACGGTGACTACCTCTCCGATGCCCTGGCGGCCGAGGTCGGCGGTATCGGCATCGCGCCAGGGGCCAACCTCTCCGACACTGTGGCCATGTTCGAGGCCACCCATGGCACCGCGCCCAAGTATGCCGGGCAGGACAAGGTCAACCCAGGCTCGGTGATCCTCTCGGCCGAGATGATGCTGCGCCACATGGGCTGGACCGAGGCGGCTGATTTGATCATCAAGGGGACCAACGGCGCGATCGCCGCCAAGACCGTCACCTATGACTTCGAGCGCCTGATGGAAGGGGCCACGCTGGTCAGCAGCTCGGGCTTTGGCGACGAGATGATCAAGCACATGTGA
- the mnmA gene encoding tRNA 2-thiouridine(34) synthase MnmA, whose translation MTSPALKDPAKTRVIVGMSGGVDSSVSALLLMEQGYQVEGLFMKNWEEDDGTEYCTAREDLADAQAVCDRIGIKLHTANFAAEYWDNVFEHFLEEYKAGRTPNPDILCNREIKFKAFLDYALSLGADLIATGHYVRRRDTGELTELLKGLDPNKDQSYFLHAVGGKEIARTLFPVGELEKPEVRAIAEKHGLATAKKKDSTGICFIGERRFSDFLKQYLPAQPGDIETTDGEVIGRHHGLMYHTIGQRQGLGIGGLKDAGDEPWYVLHKDLARNVLVVGQGNEHPWLFSRALLASEIFWVNPIDLGSPRRLTAKVRYRQGDQACTLERTEGGYRAVFDEPQRAVTPGQSVVFYDGEVCLGGGVIETAEPWSPRQ comes from the coding sequence ATGACCAGCCCAGCACTCAAAGACCCCGCCAAGACCCGCGTCATCGTCGGCATGTCCGGCGGCGTGGACTCTTCCGTCTCCGCCCTTCTGCTCATGGAGCAGGGCTACCAGGTGGAAGGTCTGTTCATGAAGAACTGGGAAGAAGACGACGGCACCGAATACTGCACCGCCCGCGAAGACCTGGCCGACGCCCAGGCCGTGTGCGACCGCATCGGCATCAAGCTGCACACCGCCAACTTCGCCGCCGAGTACTGGGACAACGTGTTCGAGCACTTCCTCGAGGAATACAAGGCAGGCCGCACGCCGAACCCGGACATCCTCTGCAACCGCGAGATCAAGTTCAAGGCGTTCCTCGACTACGCCCTGTCCCTGGGCGCCGACCTGATCGCCACCGGCCACTACGTGCGCCGGCGCGACACCGGCGAGCTCACCGAGCTGCTCAAGGGCCTGGACCCGAACAAGGACCAGAGCTACTTCCTGCACGCTGTCGGCGGCAAGGAGATCGCCCGCACCCTGTTCCCGGTGGGTGAGCTGGAAAAGCCCGAGGTGCGCGCCATCGCCGAGAAGCACGGCCTGGCCACGGCCAAGAAGAAGGACTCCACCGGCATCTGCTTCATCGGCGAGCGTCGCTTCAGCGACTTCCTCAAGCAGTACCTGCCCGCCCAGCCTGGTGACATCGAGACCACCGACGGCGAAGTGATCGGCCGCCACCATGGCCTGATGTACCACACCATCGGCCAACGCCAGGGCCTGGGCATCGGTGGCCTGAAGGACGCCGGCGACGAGCCGTGGTACGTGCTACACAAGGACCTCGCCCGCAACGTGCTGGTGGTCGGCCAGGGCAACGAACACCCCTGGCTGTTCTCCCGCGCCCTGCTGGCCTCGGAGATCTTCTGGGTCAACCCCATCGACCTGGGCAGCCCGCGCCGGCTCACCGCCAAGGTGCGCTACCGCCAGGGCGACCAGGCGTGCACCCTGGAACGCACCGAGGGCGGCTACCGCGCGGTGTTCGATGAACCACAGCGGGCCGTCACGCCAGGCCAATCGGTGGTGTTCTACGACGGCGAGGTGTGCCTGGGCGGCGGCGTGATCGAGACGGCCGAACCCTGGAGCCCGCGTCAATGA
- the purB gene encoding adenylosuccinate lyase — MQLSSLTAVSPVDGRYAGKTQALRPIFSEFGLIRFRALVEVRWLQRLAAHPQIGEVPAFSAEANALLDSLATDFKLEHAERVKEIERTTNHDVKAIEYLLKEQAAALPELAKVSEFIHFACTSEDINNLSHALMLRAGRDDVLLPLMRQIADAIRALAHQYADVPMLSRTHGQPASPTTLGKELANVVYRLERQIAQVAAVPLLGKINGAVGNYNAHLSAYSQVDWEANARAFIEDELGLQFNPYTTQIEPHDYIAELFDAIARFNTILIDFDRDVWGYISLGYFKQKTVAGEIGSSTMPHKVNPIDFENSEGNLGIANALFQHLASKLPISRWQRDLTDSTVLRNLGVGFAHSVIAYEASLKGIGKLEINTQRIAADLDACWEVLAEPIQTVMRRFNIENPYEKLKELTRGKGITPDALLTFIDGLDMPAEAKAELKLLTPATYIGNAAAQAKRI; from the coding sequence ATGCAGCTCTCCTCGCTCACTGCGGTTTCCCCTGTAGACGGCCGCTACGCCGGCAAAACCCAGGCCCTGCGCCCCATCTTCAGCGAATTCGGCCTGATCCGTTTCCGCGCCCTGGTCGAGGTGCGCTGGCTCCAGCGCCTGGCCGCCCACCCGCAGATCGGCGAAGTGCCGGCGTTCTCCGCCGAAGCCAACGCCCTGCTGGACAGCCTGGCCACCGATTTCAAGCTCGAGCACGCCGAACGCGTCAAGGAAATCGAGCGCACCACCAACCACGACGTCAAGGCCATCGAATACCTGCTCAAGGAGCAGGCCGCCGCCCTGCCGGAGCTGGCCAAGGTCAGCGAGTTCATCCACTTCGCGTGCACCAGCGAGGACATCAACAACCTGTCCCACGCCCTGATGCTGCGCGCTGGCCGTGATGACGTGCTGCTGCCGCTGATGCGTCAGATCGCCGATGCCATCCGCGCCCTGGCCCACCAGTACGCCGACGTGCCGATGCTGTCGCGCACCCACGGCCAGCCGGCATCGCCGACCACCCTGGGCAAGGAGCTGGCCAACGTGGTCTACCGCCTGGAGCGCCAGATCGCCCAAGTCGCCGCCGTGCCGCTGCTGGGCAAGATCAACGGTGCCGTGGGCAACTACAACGCCCACCTGTCGGCCTACTCGCAGGTCGACTGGGAAGCCAACGCCCGCGCCTTCATCGAGGACGAGCTGGGCCTTCAGTTCAACCCCTACACCACCCAGATCGAGCCGCACGACTACATCGCCGAGCTGTTCGACGCCATCGCCCGCTTCAACACCATCCTGATCGACTTCGACCGCGACGTGTGGGGCTACATCTCCCTGGGCTACTTCAAGCAGAAGACCGTCGCCGGCGAAATCGGCTCCTCGACCATGCCGCACAAGGTCAACCCGATCGACTTCGAGAACTCCGAAGGCAACCTGGGTATCGCCAACGCGCTGTTCCAGCACCTGGCCAGCAAGCTGCCGATCTCCCGCTGGCAGCGCGACCTGACCGACTCCACCGTGCTGCGCAACCTGGGCGTGGGCTTCGCCCACAGCGTCATCGCCTACGAAGCCAGCCTCAAGGGTATCGGCAAGCTGGAAATCAACACCCAGCGCATCGCCGCCGACCTGGACGCCTGCTGGGAAGTGCTCGCCGAGCCGATCCAGACCGTCATGCGCCGCTTCAACATCGAGAACCCCTACGAGAAGCTCAAGGAGCTGACCCGTGGCAAGGGCATCACCCCTGACGCGCTGCTGACCTTCATCGACGGCCTGGACATGCCGGCCGAAGCCAAGGCCGAGCTCAAGCTGCTCACCCCGGCGACCTACATCGGTAACGCCGCAGCGCAGGCCAAGCGCATCTAA
- the infA gene encoding translation initiation factor IF-1 codes for MSKEDSFEMEGTVVDTLPNTMFRVELENGHVVTAHISGKMRKNYIRILTGDKVRVELTPYDLSKGRITYRAR; via the coding sequence ATGTCGAAAGAAGACAGCTTCGAAATGGAAGGTACTGTCGTCGACACCCTGCCCAACACCATGTTCCGCGTGGAGTTGGAAAACGGGCACGTCGTAACCGCGCACATCTCTGGAAAGATGCGCAAGAACTACATTCGTATTCTCACTGGCGACAAGGTCCGCGTCGAACTGACGCCGTACGACCTGAGCAAGGGCCGCATCACCTACCGTGCGCGCTAA
- a CDS encoding NADP-dependent isocitrate dehydrogenase, producing the protein MPTRSKIIYTFTDEAPALATYSLLPIIEAFTASADIAVETRDISLAGRILAAFPEQLGAEKQVGDHLAELGQLATTPEANIIKLPNISASVPQLKAAIKELQAKGFNIPDYADEPATAQEKESRARYDRIKGSAVNPVLREGNSDRRAPLSVKNYARKHPHKMGAWAADSKSHVAHMTQGDFYGSEKAALIVGDDSLRIELVAKDGSTTVLKEKTAVKAAEVIDCAVMSRKALKAFIAEQIADAKASGVLLSVHLKATMMKVSDPIMFGVIVEEFYNDVLAKHAAELAQVGFNANNGIGDLYARIKDLPADKQAEIEADIQALYAVRPALAMVNSDKGITNLHVPSDVIVDASMPAMIRDSGKMWNTAGELQDAKAVIPDRCYAGIYQAVIEDCKANGAFDPTTMGSVPNVGLMAQKAEEYGSHDKTFQIKADGVVRVVDSKGQVLLEQNVEAGDIFRMCQTKDAPIQDWVKLAVNRARLSNTPAVFWLDPARAHDGVMIEKVQKYLKDHDTSGLDIRILAPVEAIKFSLARIREGKDTISVTGNVLRDYLTDLFPIMELGTSAKMLSIVPLMNGGGLFETGAGGSAPKHVQQLVEENFLRWDSLGEFLALAASLEHLGNTYDNPRAKVLANTLDQATGKFLDTNKSPSRKVGGIDNRGSHFYLTLYWAEALAAQNDDAALQARFAPLAKTLAENEATIVAELAAVQGKPADIGGYYAPDAELTAKVMRPSQTLNSAIAAL; encoded by the coding sequence ATGCCCACCCGTTCCAAGATCATCTATACCTTCACCGACGAAGCCCCCGCCCTCGCCACCTACTCGCTGCTGCCGATCATCGAAGCCTTCACCGCTTCGGCTGACATCGCCGTCGAAACCCGCGACATCTCCCTGGCTGGCCGCATCCTCGCCGCCTTCCCGGAGCAACTGGGCGCAGAGAAGCAAGTAGGCGATCACCTGGCGGAACTGGGCCAGCTGGCTACCACCCCTGAAGCCAACATCATCAAGCTGCCGAACATCAGCGCCTCGGTACCGCAGCTCAAGGCCGCGATCAAGGAACTGCAAGCCAAGGGCTTCAACATCCCGGACTACGCCGATGAGCCGGCCACCGCGCAAGAGAAGGAATCCCGCGCCCGCTACGACCGCATCAAAGGCAGCGCCGTGAACCCGGTACTGCGCGAAGGCAACTCCGACCGCCGCGCCCCGCTGTCGGTCAAGAACTACGCCCGCAAGCACCCGCACAAGATGGGCGCCTGGGCCGCCGACTCCAAGTCGCACGTTGCCCACATGACCCAGGGCGACTTCTACGGCAGCGAGAAAGCTGCATTGATCGTAGGCGATGACAGCCTGCGTATCGAGCTGGTCGCCAAGGACGGTTCCACCACCGTCCTCAAGGAAAAGACCGCCGTCAAGGCCGCTGAAGTCATCGACTGCGCCGTCATGAGTCGCAAGGCCCTGAAAGCCTTCATCGCCGAGCAGATCGCCGATGCCAAGGCCTCCGGCGTGCTGCTGTCGGTGCACCTCAAAGCCACCATGATGAAGGTCTCCGACCCGATCATGTTCGGCGTCATCGTCGAAGAATTCTACAACGACGTGCTGGCCAAGCACGCCGCCGAGCTCGCCCAGGTCGGCTTCAACGCCAACAACGGCATCGGCGACCTGTACGCTCGCATCAAGGACCTGCCAGCCGACAAGCAGGCCGAGATCGAAGCCGACATCCAGGCCCTGTACGCCGTTCGCCCGGCGCTGGCCATGGTCAACTCCGACAAGGGCATCACCAACCTGCACGTACCGAGCGACGTCATCGTCGACGCCTCGATGCCTGCGATGATCCGCGACTCGGGCAAGATGTGGAACACCGCCGGTGAACTGCAAGATGCCAAGGCTGTCATTCCTGACCGCTGCTACGCCGGCATCTACCAGGCCGTCATCGAAGACTGCAAGGCCAACGGCGCCTTCGACCCGACCACCATGGGCAGCGTGCCGAACGTCGGCCTGATGGCGCAGAAGGCCGAGGAATACGGCTCCCACGACAAGACCTTCCAGATCAAGGCCGACGGCGTCGTGCGCGTGGTCGACAGCAAGGGCCAGGTGCTGCTGGAGCAGAACGTCGAGGCCGGCGACATCTTCCGCATGTGCCAGACCAAGGACGCGCCGATCCAGGACTGGGTCAAGCTGGCCGTCAACCGTGCCCGCCTGAGCAATACCCCGGCGGTGTTCTGGCTGGACCCTGCCCGCGCCCACGACGGCGTCATGATCGAGAAGGTGCAGAAGTACCTGAAGGATCACGACACCAGCGGCCTGGACATCCGTATCCTGGCCCCGGTAGAGGCGATCAAGTTCTCCCTGGCCCGCATCCGCGAAGGCAAGGACACCATCTCGGTGACCGGCAACGTACTGCGTGACTACCTGACCGACCTGTTCCCGATCATGGAGCTGGGCACCAGCGCCAAGATGCTGTCGATCGTGCCGCTGATGAATGGCGGCGGCCTGTTCGAGACCGGCGCCGGCGGTTCGGCACCCAAGCACGTGCAGCAGCTGGTCGAAGAGAACTTCCTGCGTTGGGACTCGCTGGGTGAATTCCTGGCCCTGGCCGCTTCCCTGGAGCACCTGGGCAACACCTACGACAACCCGCGCGCCAAGGTCCTGGCCAACACCCTGGACCAGGCCACCGGCAAGTTCCTCGACACCAACAAGTCGCCTTCGCGCAAGGTCGGCGGTATCGACAACCGCGGCAGCCACTTCTACCTGACCCTGTACTGGGCCGAGGCCCTGGCCGCTCAGAACGACGATGCAGCCCTGCAGGCACGCTTCGCGCCGCTGGCCAAGACCCTGGCCGAGAACGAAGCGACCATCGTCGCCGAACTGGCCGCTGTCCAGGGCAAGCCAGCCGACATCGGTGGCTACTACGCCCCGGATGCCGAGCTGACCGCCAAGGTGATGCGCCCAAGCCAGACCCTCAACAGCGCCATCGCCGCCCTGTAA
- the hflD gene encoding high frequency lysogenization protein HflD, whose amino-acid sequence MNNIQEQLVALGGVFQAAVLVDRIARTGQASEANIGCMLGSLLVRDPKDTLEVFGGDDLNLRDGYRALVGALERDPSSLQREPLRYALSMLGLERQLAKRDDMLDTIGKRLPQIQAQADHFGLVHDNVIASSGALYQDTLSTLRQRIQVHGDMRFLQQAGNASKIRALLLAGIRAARLWRQLGGHRWQLVFSRRKLLNQLYDMMRAPS is encoded by the coding sequence ATGAACAACATCCAGGAACAACTGGTCGCCCTGGGTGGCGTGTTCCAGGCCGCGGTGCTGGTCGACCGCATCGCCCGCACCGGCCAGGCCAGCGAGGCCAACATCGGCTGCATGCTCGGCAGCCTGCTGGTCCGCGACCCCAAAGACACCCTGGAGGTGTTCGGCGGCGACGACCTGAACCTGCGTGACGGCTACCGTGCACTGGTCGGCGCCCTGGAACGCGACCCCAGCAGCCTGCAGCGCGAGCCCCTGCGCTATGCACTGTCGATGCTGGGCCTGGAGCGTCAGCTGGCCAAGCGCGACGACATGCTCGACACCATCGGCAAGCGCCTGCCGCAGATCCAGGCCCAGGCCGACCACTTCGGCCTGGTTCACGATAACGTCATCGCTTCCAGTGGAGCCTTGTACCAGGACACCCTGAGCACCTTGCGCCAGCGGATCCAGGTGCACGGCGACATGCGCTTCCTGCAGCAAGCCGGCAACGCCTCGAAGATCCGCGCCCTGCTGCTGGCCGGCATCCGCGCCGCGCGCCTGTGGCGCCAGCTGGGCGGGCACCGCTGGCAGCTGGTGTTCAGCCGGCGCAAGTTGCTCAACCAGCTGTACGACATGATGCGCGCGCCTTCCTGA